A single window of Apodemus sylvaticus chromosome 4, mApoSyl1.1, whole genome shotgun sequence DNA harbors:
- the P2ry13 gene encoding P2Y purinoceptor 13 — MLETVNTTGMQGFNKSERCPRDTRMTQLLFPVLYTVVFVAGILLNTVALWVFVRIPSNSTFIIYLKNTLVADLIMTLMLPFKILSDSHLAPWQLRGFVCTFSSVVFYETMYVGIMMLGLIAFDRFLKIIIPFRKTFVKRTAFAKIVSISIWSLMFFLSLPNMILNKEATPPSVKKCASLKTPLGLQWHRVVSHTCQFIFWTVFILMLLFYVVIAKKVYNSYRRFKSKDSKHKRLEVKVFIVMAVFFVCFAPFHFVRVPYTYSQTTNKTDCRLENQLFIAKEATLFLATTNICMDPLIYIILCKKFTQKIPCMRGIRSAAPSEDHHSTQTDNITLA; from the coding sequence ATGCTCGAGACGGTCAACACCACTGGGATGCAGGGCTTCAACAAGTCTGAGCGGTGCCCCAGGGACACTCGGATGACACAGCTGCTGTTCCCAGTGCTCTATACTGTGGTTTTCGTGGCCGGCATCCTGCTGAACACCGTGGCCCTCTGGGTGTTCGTCCGCATCCCCAGCAACTCCACCTTTATCATCTACCTCAAAAACACTCTGGTGGCAGACTTGATAATGACTCTGATGCTTCCTTTCAAAATCCTTTCTGACTCGCACCTTGCGCCCTGGCAGCTCAGAGGTTTCGTGTGCACTTTCTCCTCTGTGGTCTTCTATGAGACGATGTATGTGGGTATCATGATGCTGGGCCTCATCGCCTTTGACAGATTCCTCAAGATCATCATACCGTTTAGAAAAACCTTTGTGAAAAGGACTGCTTTCGCGAAGATAGTCTCCATCTCTATCTGGTCCCTGATGTTCTTCCTCTCCCTGCCAAACATGATCTTGAACAAGGAGGCAACGCCACCATCCGTGAAGAAGTGTGCATCCTTAAAGACTCCCCTGGGGCTACAGTGGCATCGAGTCGTCAGTCACACGTGCCAGTTCATTTTCTGGACTGTGTTTATCCTGATGCTTCTGTTTTATGTGGTGATTGCCAAAAAGGTATACAACTCCTATAGGAGGTTTAAAAGTAAGGACAGCAAGCACAAACGGCTGGAGGTGAAGGTATTTATCGTCATGGCTGTCTTCTTTGTCTGCTTTGCCCCATTTCATTTTGTCAGAGTACCGTACACATACAGTCAAACCACCAATAAGACTGACTGTAGGTTAGAAAACCAGCTGTTTATTGCTAAAGAAGCAACTCTCTTCCTGGCAACAACTAACATTTGCATGGACCCcttaatatacataattttatgtaAGAAGTTCACACAAAAGATCCCATGTATGAGAGGGATAAGGTCAGCAGCACCAAGCGAAGACCACCACAGTACTCAGACAGACAACATCACCCTAGCCTGA